The segment TTGAAGTCTTTGCCACTTAGACTGACACCTCCTAAACATTTTCGGAGAAATGGATGATTCTTATTTTGTGAAAGGCATTCCCAGCTGATTCAGCAGCTCACGGGATTCCTCGTCCGTCTTAGCAGTCGTTACAATAACGATGTCCATACCGCGAACCTTATCCACTTTGTCATACTCGATTTCCGGGAAGATCAATTGCTCTTTAAGACCCAGTGTGTAGTTACCGCGGCCATCAAAGGCTTTGCTGGAAATACCACGGAAGTCACGAACGCGTGGAAGCGTTACGTTGATCAATTTATCCAGGAAGTAATACATACGCTCGCCGCGCAGTGTTACTTTAACCCCGATCGGCATATTCTCGCGCAGTTTGAAACCGGCGATGGATTTCTTAGCTTTAGTGATAACCGGCTTTTGACCAGAAATCAGTTGCATATCGTTAACTGCAGCGTCAAGTACTTTGGAGTTTTGAACAGCGTCACCTACACCCATGTTGATGACGATCTTCTCGATCTTAGGCACTTGCATAACTGTTGTGTAGTTAAACTTCTGCATCAAAGATGGTGTGATTTCATTCAGATAACGTTCTTTCATTCTTGCTGCCATGAAGATTTACCTCCTTTCATTAGGACTGTATTAGTCGATAATCTCTCCGGATCTTTTTGCTACCCGAACCTTCTTACCGTTATCTAGTACTTTATAGCCGATACGCGTAACTTTCCCGCTCTTCGGATCAATGTGCATTACGTTGGACACATGGATCGAAGCTTCCTGCTCGATGATTCCGCCTTGCGGATTCAACTGGTTAGGCTTCTGGTGTTTCTTCACCATGTTCACGCCTTCTACCAGGACGCGGTTTTCACGAGGATAAGCAGCGATGACACGGCCTTTTTTACCTTTGTCTTTCCCGCTGATCACAAGCACCACATCATCTTTTTTCACGTGCAGTTTATTGTTATGGGATTCCAGAACTTTTTTAACTCTAGGCATTGATTACACCTCCTATAACTGACCTTTTCAAGTACAACCGAGCATCACTCGGATTTTTAGATTACTTCCGGTGCCAAGGAAACGATCTTCATGTAGTCCTTGTCGCGAAGTTCGCGAGCAACTGGTCCGAAGATACGTGTTCCGCGCGGGCTTCTGTCGTCTTTGACAACAACAGCTGCATTTTCGTCGAATGCGATGTAAGATCCATCTTTACGGCGTACCGAACGTTTTGTACGAACAACTACCGCTCTAACAACATCGCCCTTTTTGACAACGCCGCCTGGTGTTGCTTGTTTAACGGAACAAACGATCAAATCGCCGATTGCTGCTGTACGGCGTCCAGTACCACCCAGTACGCGGATACACATCAGTTCCTTCGCACCAGAGTTGTCAGCCACATGCAAACGTGTAAATGGTTGAATCATTATTATTTTCCTCCTTCCGGAAAGGGATCAGCTTCATGTCTTAGATGATTACCGCTTTTTCTACCACTTCAACCAGTCTCCACCGTTTGTCCTTCGACAATGGACGAGTTTCCATGACTTTCACGACATCACCAATTTTAGCTACATTCTCTTCATCATGTGCCTTGAATTTCTTCGTGGACTTGATGCGTTTGTGATACAGATTGTGCTTTTTATAGGTTTCAACAGCAATTACGATGGTTTTATCCATTTTGTCGCTGACTACTTTACCGATCAGCACTTTACGTGCATTACGCTCTTCGCTCATAATTAGCCTCCTTCCTGATTACGGATTATGCATCCGCCGTCACTTAACTAATCCCAAGTACTCTTTGATGGATAACGGTTTTAGCACGAGCTATTTCCTTACGCACATCACGAATCCGAGTCGGGTTGTCCAGTTGGCCTGTTGCCAATTGGAAACGGAGATTGAAAAGTTCTTCCTTAAATCCGGCGATTTTCTGTTCAATCTCAGCAGTGGTTAAGTTGCGAAGTTCATTAGCTTTCATTTGCTTCACCACCCAATTCTTCACGTTTCACAAACTTAGTCTTTACAGGCAGCTTGTGAGCGGCAAGACGCATCGCTTCACGAGCGATTTCTTCCGACACGCCTCCGAGTTCGAACATAATCTTACCCGGTTTAACTACAGCTACCCACTTCTCAACGTTACCTTTACCACTACCCATACGAACCTCGAGAGGCTTCTGAGTGATTGGCTTATCCGGGAAAATCTTGATCCAAACCTGACCGCCACGTTTGATGTAACGTGTCATTGCGATACGAGCAGCTTCGATCTGACGGTTAGTGATCCAAGATGGCTCCAGTGCCTGCAAACCGAATTCGCCGAAGTTAAGTTCAGTTCCGCCTTTTGCCATACCCTTCATGTGACCGCGTTGTTGCTTGCGGTGTTTAACGCGCTTTGGTACCAACATGATTAGTTGCCTCCTTCCTGAGCAGCTTGTTTCTTAGCTGGGGGAAGAACTTCTCCACGATAAATCCATACTTTTACGCCGATACGGCCGTAAGTTGTATGTGCTTCAGCTGTTCCGTAATCGATATCAGCACGAAGCGTATGAAGTGGAACTGTTCCTTCGCTATAACCTTCTGAACGGGCAATCTCAGCGCCGCCAAGACGTCCGCCAACCTGAGTTTTAATTCCCTTTGCGCCGGAACGCATAGTTCTTTGAATCGCTTGTTTCAGAGCACGACGGAACGATACGCGACGTTCCAGCTGTTGTGCAATGCTTTCAGCAACAAGAATAGCATCCAGTTCAGGGTGTTTGATTTCATTGATGTTGATGTGTACTTTCTTACCGCCGGCGATAGTTGTAACTGCGCTGCGAAGTACTTCTACTTCTGCTCCGCCTTTACCAATTACCATACCTGGCTTGGCAGTGTGAATTGTAACGTTCACTCGGCTTGCCGCTCTTTCGATCTCGATGCGGGAAACAGAGGAATCTTTCAACTTGCCTTTAAGGTATTCCCGGATTTTGACGTCTTCCATTAAAAGAGTACCGAAATCTTTGCCTGCATACCATTTTGATTCCCAATCGCGAATAATACCGACTCGGAGTCCGACTGGATTTACCTTTTGACCCACGTGTTATCCCTCCTTATTTCTCAGATACCACCAAAGTAATGTGGCTGGTACGTTTATTGATCCGGCTTGCGCGGCCCATGGCGCGCGGACGGAAACGTTTCATTGTAGGACCCTGGTTAACGAAAACTTCGCTTACGAATAAGCTGTTAACGTCCATAGAGTAGTTATGCTCAGCGTTCGCAATCGCCGAGTTCAGTAGCTTCTCAACAACCGGAGAAGCGGACTTCGGAGTGTGGCGAAGAATTGCAATTGCTTCCCCCACTTGCTTGCCGCGAATCAAGTCAACAACCAGTTTCGCTTTACGAGCGGAAATCCGCACCGATCTTGCATGTGCTTTTGCTTCCATTGTTTTCCCTCCTCTCAAACGAAGACGTTAATTATCTTCTGGTTTTCTTATCGTCACCCGCGTGGCCTTTGTAAGTACGTGTTGGCGCGAACTCGCCCAACTTGTGACCTACCATATCTTCCGTTACGTATACAGGCACGTGTTTGCGGCCGTCATATACACCAAACGTATGTCCGATAAACTGAGGGAAAATGGTTGAGCGACGGGACCAGGTTTTTACTACGACTTTCTTGTCTGTCTCGTTCAAATCCTCAACTTTTTTCAGCAGGTAGCCATCGATGAACGGCCCCTTCTTTAAACTGCGACCCATGTGTGAATCCTCCCTTCATCCGGTTCTTCAAAACCGCGAATCGACGCTTCGCGCTTAACTAACTTGCCTGAAGCGTCTTATTTTGTGCGGCGACGAACGATATATTTATCAGATGCTTTGTTTTTCTTACGCGTTTTGTAGCCGAGGGTTGGTTTGCCCCAAGGTGACATTGGCGATTTCCGTCCGATAGGAGCGCGGCCTTCACCACCACCGTGTGGGTGATCGTTAGGGTTCATGACAACACCGCGTACTTCAGGACGACGTCCGAGCCAGCGGCTGCGTCCGGCTTTACCAATCTTGATCAGTTCGTGATCTCCGTTACCTACGGCTCCGATAGTCGCACGGCAAACGCTGAGGATTCTGCGAACCTCACCCGAGTTCAAACGAACAGATACGTATTTATCTTCTTTACCCAGCAGCTGAGCTTCAGTACCGGCAGCACGAACCAATTGTCCGCCTTTGCCTGGTTTCAACTCGATGTTGTGGATAACTGTACCTACCGGGATGTTGATCAACGGAAGGCTGTTACCAATTTTGATGTCCGCAGCAGGGCCGGACTCAACTTTGTCCCCAACTTTAAGGCCTTTAGGAGCGATGATATAACGTTTCTCTCCATCAGCATAGTGGATCAAAGCAATATTGGAAGTACGGTTCGGGTCATACTCGATTGTAGCAACGCTACCTGGTATGCCGTCTTTAGTCCGCTTGAAGTCGATGATACGGTATTTACGTTTGTGTCCGCCGCCATGGTGACGAACCGTAATTTTACCTTGGTTGTTGCGTCCGGCATGCTTGAACAGCGGGGACAGCAACGATTTCTCTGGCTGGTTTGTTGTAATTTCTTCAAACGTAGACACAGACATGTTGCGTCTTGCCGGAGAGGTCGGTTTGTACTTTTTGATTGGCACTATAGTTTCCTCCTTACTTTAAGAGTATTATTCTACCGCTTCAAAGAACTCAAGCGGCTTGCTGTCCGGGCTAAGCTTCACGATGGCTTTTTTCCACTCTGGAGTATAACCGGAGTATTTGCCGTAACGTTTCAGTTTACCAGGTACGCGCATTGTGTTCACACTAACGACTTTTACTTTAAAAATAGCCTCGACAGCTTTTTTGATTTCGGTCTTGTTAGCACGGATATCCACTTCAAAAGCGTACTTCAGTTCGCTCATGTATTCGGATGTGCGTTCCGTAATCACTGGACGCTTAATTATATCACGAGGATCTTTCATTACGCGAACACCTCCTCTACCTTCAGAACTGCTTCTTTAGTGATGATCAGTTTGTCGTACGTCAGTACGTCAAGAACATTGATGCCGTCAGCCGCTACGAATTTCACCCCAGGGATGTTACGAGCGGAAAGTGCTACATTGTCATCATAGCTCGGTGCTACGATCAGGGCTTTGCTGCCCACTTTAAGGTTGTTCAGAATCGCTGCGAATTCTTTCGTCTTCGGAGCATTCAGAGTCAGGCTATCCAATACGATGATGTCATTCTCAAGCACTTTTGAGGACAACGCGGATTTGATGGCCAACCGGCGAACCTTCTTAGGCAATTTCCAGGAATAGCTGCGTGGTGTTGGTCCGAAGACTACGCCGCCGCCTTTCCATTGCGGAGAACGAATGGAGCCTTGACGAGCACGACCTGTACCTTTTTGTTTCCAAGGCTTACGTCCGCCGCCACGCACTTCAGAGCGTCCTTTTACTTTGTGTGTACCGCGACGAAGGGAAGCTCTTTGCATAAGTGCAGCTTCATGCAGCACATGTACATTCGGTTCGATACCGAAAACTGAATCACTCAGTTCAACTTCGCCAACTTCGTTACCACTAGTATTGAAAAGTGTTACTTTTGGCATTTCATGTTCCTCCTTTCTTCAGTAATTATTTCTTAACGGTTTGTTTAACTTTCACGAAGCTGTTTTTAGGGCCCGGAATAGCGCCTTTAACCAGCAGTACATTACGTTCTACGTCAACCCGGATGATTTCAAGCTTTTGAACCGTTACAGTCGTGTGACCCATATGTCCTGGCAGGCGTTTGCCCTTAGGAACACGGTTAGCCTGGATGGAACCCATCGAGCCCGGTCTTCTGTGGTAACGCGATCCGTGTGCCATTGGTCCGCGACTTTGTCCCCAGCGTTTGATGTTACCCTGGAAGCCTTTACCCTTCGAAGTACCTGTTACGTCAACAAACTCGCCTTCAGCGAAGATGTCAGCCTTAAGCTCTTGTCCAACCTCGAGTGACCCGAGGTCAACACCACGAATTTCGCGAACGTAGCGCTTAGGTGTTGCATTTGCCTTTTTGGCGTGACCCTGTTCAGGCTTGTTGGAGCGACTTTCCTTTTTATCGGAAAAGCCCAACTGCACTGCTTCATATCCGTCGATATTCAGGTCTTTCTTTTGCAGTACCACACAAGGTCCAGCTTCGATAACAGAAACCGCAATTACGTTACCTTCTGGAGTAAACACTTGAGTCATACCGAGTTTTTTTCCTAAGATACCTTTCAATGTTGACACCTCTTTTCTTTTCCTGGTTACTTAATGAATTACAATTTGATTTCGATATCTACACCGGACGGTAGATCCAAGCGCATCAAGGCATCCACAGTTTGTGGTGTTGGGTTCACAATATCGATCAAACGTTTGTGAGTCCGTTGCTCAAACTGTTCACGGGAATCCTTGTACTTGTGTACCGCACGGAGAATGGTAATGATTTGCTTCTCAGTTGGCAGCGGAATCGGCCCGGATACACCAGCACCCGAACGTTTTGCTGTTTCAACGATTTTCTCTGCGGATTGATCAAGAATTCTGTGGTCGTATGCTTTCAAGCGAATACGAATTTTTTGCTTTGCCATTTTAGTCCCTCCTTCTATCGCCCAATTTATTATCGGACATACTCCGTGAAAATTTTCCGACGTCGACCTCATGGCAAAGGGGCCGGGTGTGTCAGTAACCTCTCACATCATCGCAACGTCTCAGAACAACATTTATTATTATATCTAATAGGCGGCTATATTGCAAGAGCCTTTGCAAAACAAATCACCTTTTCCAGAAAAAAAGTTAAAAAACACACGGTTTTATCTGAAAATTGTTAATTACTGATTTCAGCAAGCTGAATTAGAGCCTCCATCTCCAGAATATTCACGGTTCTCTTATGCATAGCGATGA is part of the Paenibacillus sp. FSL M7-0420 genome and harbors:
- the rplE gene encoding 50S ribosomal protein L5, translating into MAARMKERYLNEITPSLMQKFNYTTVMQVPKIEKIVINMGVGDAVQNSKVLDAAVNDMQLISGQKPVITKAKKSIAGFKLRENMPIGVKVTLRGERMYYFLDKLINVTLPRVRDFRGISSKAFDGRGNYTLGLKEQLIFPEIEYDKVDKVRGMDIVIVTTAKTDEESRELLNQLGMPFTK
- the rplX gene encoding 50S ribosomal protein L24 encodes the protein MPRVKKVLESHNNKLHVKKDDVVLVISGKDKGKKGRVIAAYPRENRVLVEGVNMVKKHQKPNQLNPQGGIIEQEASIHVSNVMHIDPKSGKVTRIGYKVLDNGKKVRVAKRSGEIID
- the rplN gene encoding 50S ribosomal protein L14, which gives rise to MIQPFTRLHVADNSGAKELMCIRVLGGTGRRTAAIGDLIVCSVKQATPGGVVKKGDVVRAVVVRTKRSVRRKDGSYIAFDENAAVVVKDDRSPRGTRIFGPVARELRDKDYMKIVSLAPEVI
- the rpsQ gene encoding 30S ribosomal protein S17, which produces MSEERNARKVLIGKVVSDKMDKTIVIAVETYKKHNLYHKRIKSTKKFKAHDEENVAKIGDVVKVMETRPLSKDKRWRLVEVVEKAVII
- the rpmC gene encoding 50S ribosomal protein L29 — encoded protein: MKANELRNLTTAEIEQKIAGFKEELFNLRFQLATGQLDNPTRIRDVRKEIARAKTVIHQRVLGIS
- the rplP gene encoding 50S ribosomal protein L16 translates to MLVPKRVKHRKQQRGHMKGMAKGGTELNFGEFGLQALEPSWITNRQIEAARIAMTRYIKRGGQVWIKIFPDKPITQKPLEVRMGSGKGNVEKWVAVVKPGKIMFELGGVSEEIAREAMRLAAHKLPVKTKFVKREELGGEANES
- the rpsC gene encoding 30S ribosomal protein S3; the protein is MGQKVNPVGLRVGIIRDWESKWYAGKDFGTLLMEDVKIREYLKGKLKDSSVSRIEIERAASRVNVTIHTAKPGMVIGKGGAEVEVLRSAVTTIAGGKKVHININEIKHPELDAILVAESIAQQLERRVSFRRALKQAIQRTMRSGAKGIKTQVGGRLGGAEIARSEGYSEGTVPLHTLRADIDYGTAEAHTTYGRIGVKVWIYRGEVLPPAKKQAAQEGGN
- the rplV gene encoding 50S ribosomal protein L22, with product MEAKAHARSVRISARKAKLVVDLIRGKQVGEAIAILRHTPKSASPVVEKLLNSAIANAEHNYSMDVNSLFVSEVFVNQGPTMKRFRPRAMGRASRINKRTSHITLVVSEK
- the rpsS gene encoding 30S ribosomal protein S19, whose amino-acid sequence is MGRSLKKGPFIDGYLLKKVEDLNETDKKVVVKTWSRRSTIFPQFIGHTFGVYDGRKHVPVYVTEDMVGHKLGEFAPTRTYKGHAGDDKKTRR
- the rplB gene encoding 50S ribosomal protein L2; the encoded protein is MPIKKYKPTSPARRNMSVSTFEEITTNQPEKSLLSPLFKHAGRNNQGKITVRHHGGGHKRKYRIIDFKRTKDGIPGSVATIEYDPNRTSNIALIHYADGEKRYIIAPKGLKVGDKVESGPAADIKIGNSLPLINIPVGTVIHNIELKPGKGGQLVRAAGTEAQLLGKEDKYVSVRLNSGEVRRILSVCRATIGAVGNGDHELIKIGKAGRSRWLGRRPEVRGVVMNPNDHPHGGGEGRAPIGRKSPMSPWGKPTLGYKTRKKNKASDKYIVRRRTK
- the rplW gene encoding 50S ribosomal protein L23, which codes for MKDPRDIIKRPVITERTSEYMSELKYAFEVDIRANKTEIKKAVEAIFKVKVVSVNTMRVPGKLKRYGKYSGYTPEWKKAIVKLSPDSKPLEFFEAVE
- the rplD gene encoding 50S ribosomal protein L4, with product MPKVTLFNTSGNEVGEVELSDSVFGIEPNVHVLHEAALMQRASLRRGTHKVKGRSEVRGGGRKPWKQKGTGRARQGSIRSPQWKGGGVVFGPTPRSYSWKLPKKVRRLAIKSALSSKVLENDIIVLDSLTLNAPKTKEFAAILNNLKVGSKALIVAPSYDDNVALSARNIPGVKFVAADGINVLDVLTYDKLIITKEAVLKVEEVFA
- the rplC gene encoding 50S ribosomal protein L3, with the translated sequence MKGILGKKLGMTQVFTPEGNVIAVSVIEAGPCVVLQKKDLNIDGYEAVQLGFSDKKESRSNKPEQGHAKKANATPKRYVREIRGVDLGSLEVGQELKADIFAEGEFVDVTGTSKGKGFQGNIKRWGQSRGPMAHGSRYHRRPGSMGSIQANRVPKGKRLPGHMGHTTVTVQKLEIIRVDVERNVLLVKGAIPGPKNSFVKVKQTVKK
- the rpsJ gene encoding 30S ribosomal protein S10, which translates into the protein MAKQKIRIRLKAYDHRILDQSAEKIVETAKRSGAGVSGPIPLPTEKQIITILRAVHKYKDSREQFEQRTHKRLIDIVNPTPQTVDALMRLDLPSGVDIEIKL